Proteins from a genomic interval of Bradyrhizobium sp. G127:
- a CDS encoding UbiD family decarboxylase: protein MLRRDKPTFTNLRSFLTCLEDKGQLLRIREPVSVVHEMTEIHRRVLQTNGPALLFEAPIKADGIAADMPVLVNLFGTRERVAWGLGVNPERLPDLGEALAELSEPRPPHNFADAMAKLPLARGIMAMRPKHVDTPPVQDIVWRGDSIDLTQLPVQVCWPDEPAPLITWPMVITSPPDDETGNNANVGVYRMQVIGRDRAILRWLAHRGGARHHHQWKARGLDMPIAIAIGADPAAILAAVLPLPETLSEFRFAGLLRGARLPLARCVSVPLMVPAEAEIVIEGTVSAHETAPEGPFGDHTGYYNAVENFPVMRVTAITMRRQPIYLSTFTGRPPDEPSRIGEAFNELLVPLMKKRLPEIVDLWLPPEACSYRIAVASIAKRYPGQARRVMLALWSMLPQLTYTKFLVLVDPDIDVRNWSDVMWAVATRSDPSRDLVMLNDTPIDYLDFASPKPGLGGKLGIDATTKLPPETDREWGRLLTMDSAVVERVDELWQKLGLPPSGASGDRGT from the coding sequence GTGCTGCGCCGTGATAAGCCCACTTTCACCAATCTGCGCAGCTTCCTGACCTGTCTCGAAGACAAAGGCCAGCTTCTCAGAATCCGTGAGCCGGTATCGGTCGTCCACGAGATGACTGAAATTCACCGGCGCGTTCTTCAGACCAACGGCCCGGCGCTGCTGTTTGAGGCACCAATAAAGGCCGACGGTATCGCGGCCGATATGCCTGTCCTCGTGAACCTGTTCGGCACCCGGGAACGCGTTGCCTGGGGGCTCGGCGTCAATCCCGAGCGGCTGCCAGACCTTGGCGAAGCGCTCGCGGAATTAAGCGAGCCGCGTCCACCGCACAATTTCGCGGACGCGATGGCGAAACTGCCGCTGGCTCGCGGGATCATGGCGATGCGCCCAAAGCATGTCGACACGCCGCCCGTACAGGACATCGTATGGCGCGGGGATTCGATCGATCTCACCCAGCTGCCGGTGCAGGTCTGCTGGCCCGATGAGCCAGCACCGCTCATCACCTGGCCGATGGTCATCACCAGCCCACCCGATGACGAGACCGGCAACAACGCCAATGTTGGCGTCTACAGAATGCAGGTGATCGGCCGAGACCGTGCGATCCTGCGCTGGCTCGCTCATCGCGGGGGCGCCCGCCATCACCACCAATGGAAGGCACGCGGCCTCGACATGCCGATCGCGATCGCAATCGGCGCCGATCCCGCCGCCATTCTCGCCGCGGTACTTCCCCTGCCGGAGACGCTTTCGGAATTCCGCTTTGCCGGCCTCTTGCGCGGCGCACGCCTGCCGCTCGCACGCTGCGTCAGCGTGCCGTTGATGGTGCCTGCCGAAGCGGAAATCGTTATCGAAGGCACCGTCTCTGCTCACGAGACCGCCCCCGAAGGACCATTCGGCGATCACACCGGCTACTACAATGCCGTCGAGAATTTCCCTGTCATGCGCGTCACTGCAATCACGATGCGGCGACAGCCGATCTACCTTTCTACCTTCACGGGACGCCCGCCCGACGAGCCTTCGCGCATCGGCGAAGCCTTCAATGAACTCCTTGTGCCGCTGATGAAGAAGCGGCTTCCGGAGATCGTGGACCTGTGGCTCCCTCCCGAAGCCTGTTCGTACCGGATCGCAGTCGCATCCATCGCAAAACGCTATCCGGGACAGGCACGCCGCGTCATGCTTGCACTGTGGTCGATGTTGCCGCAGCTCACCTACACGAAATTCCTCGTTCTCGTCGATCCGGACATCGATGTGCGCAACTGGTCCGACGTGATGTGGGCCGTCGCGACCCGCTCCGATCCCTCACGCGACCTCGTCATGTTGAACGACACGCCGATCGATTATCTCGATTTTGCCTCGCCCAAGCCGGGCCTCGGCGGCAAGCTCGGCATCGACGCAACCACGAAACTGCCCCCCGAAACCGATCGAGAATGGGGACGGCTCCTCACCATGGATAGTGCCGTGGTCGAGCGCGTGGATGAACTCTGGCAGAAGCTCGGCCTTCCGCCGTCCGGGGCATCTGGAGATCGCGGGACATGA